Below is a genomic region from Belonocnema kinseyi isolate 2016_QV_RU_SX_M_011 chromosome 4, B_treatae_v1, whole genome shotgun sequence.
aaaaaagccattaagataaattgttcgaatttttcaatactATGATCaaacgtacagagaatttttgaatttcaaaaaagtggtctcaaaaatattcaaaatgtgcccactttttgagtttttatccaaaatggctggctaacgaacgtgACCTTTGGTTTAAGACACTAAACGATTGTACCAAAGTCcattctaatagattaattttttcaaaagttattgtggaaaccGACAGACGTACATATAGACAGATAAACCTACAGActaattcgtaaaaacctgtttttcggattcagggggcctcaaaacgtggacatttgacaagaaATAGAAGGAATACGACCTTTTAAAAagtactaaacaaattttttatgtattttttgccAGAACATGtcgttttttatataattattgcaaTTAGATCGTCTCAAgaccgaaaattttaatatttttccaaaagagGTGAGATACGTAAAAACTCTAAAAGTAAACTTAGTTAGGACTTTTTGTTACACATTATTAAAGAATGTTATTTAGAATATATTGTGCAGGAAAAAGATtacacataatatttttttgtacaatgttTAGAGACTATactgataataaaatattactatttaattctgtgtagaatatatattctgtgtagaaaatattttgtgtaggaaaaacataatagtattaaacaatataaaattatgtgcAGGAAATCttctgtgtaggaaaaatataacagtattaaattttgtgtagaaaaagtttcgtgttggaaaaatataacagtattaaattctgtgtaggaaatattatctgtaggaaagaaataaaagtattgaacaatttaaattctgtgtaggaaaaattttgcgcagaaaaagttttgtgtaggaaaaatataacagttttaaaatatgtgtaggaaatattttgctTAGAAAAAGTTTCGTGTAGGAAAAATATGGTCAGTAaacttgtgtacaatatattttgtgtagaataaaattgtgtaggaacGAGTGTAACCCTTGACTTTCCGAGAAATAAATAGAGCAATAAAATACAAGGTATGATTAACTACAAACTCTAAAGGCACATTCGCCTTATAACTTTTGACCTGCTTGGAAATGTCGCAAGacgtaaaaataatgaaataaaaaaccaaactttgtcaaaaaatttagtttattctcaattttccttataaaattaattaatatatatgaaTTCTAAATTTTCCCTGTAAACTTATAATATCTCCTATGTGTCGCCACAagttccttaaatattttttgcgtAGCTAATGGCAAAGTTCGATTTATAAATTCAATCGTCTCATGCTCGCAATGCTTCAAAAGATGTTGTACGATAATTTCCaaagaattcctcaaattctttgGCAGCAAATGATAAGAATACCACTCGACCAAATCAGTCAACAAGTAAGGAAACACTTCGGAGATATTTCCCcctatttttttcagtgaaattacaaatttctcaAGATCAGAAACCAAGCACTCCAGTTGATATTGATCGTTCGCGTCACCCAATTTTTTCCTCTCGTCACTCAAGACCTTAATTATTTCCTTGTTCAAGAGAACCAACAGCGACAatttgttctccacgaaattTGTCCTTAATTTGACGACTGAAGTATACAAGGCTAAAATATCTCGACATGCCGAAAGACCCACTCGTTTCACACATTTCATAcaagaaaggagaatgaaatcaatattttgatcGGAGATTTGAATAAGCTTGGAGCTTACAATCGCCTggaataattttaacaaacacAACCAATGTTTCTCGGAAATCGACGCTCTTTCTAtcgtgtaaaataaattattaatcgcTGTTAAACGAAGCTTATTACGAGCTTCTGCTAGTTCGATTTTGATAATATAGTTCCAGattaaaagactattttttaatatactttcgtTATCTTCTCCTAAGGCGAAAGTAGTTTGTTTctgtaaagattttacaaataagttaaattcCTCGGAACTCAGAGTTTCTAAAAAGGGTCGAAGAACTGTTTCGCTCGGGTTGTGCAAAATTGCTGTTGATATCAAATTTAGAGTTTCATTTGCAATTCCTAAAAGCGATCGATTTCTCAAGACAAGTTCTAAAAGTTGCAAGCATTCTTcacaaattttagatttattatcagaatttttaaaaacatcgaGCAGAGTTCGGTTCGTAGTCTCTTTCAAATCGtcactaaattttttatcagcaaCTGCATCTTTCAAAGTGAAAGTCAAGTTCACTAAACTAACAGTACTGTAATTTTCTGTGGCAGGCTGATTATTCCATTTTCCAACCAAGGTCCTCAACTTTTTAATCTCTTCAGAGTTTCTATGCCGCTTTAGTCTCTGAACTGAATTCAGGAAAACAGTTATAACTTCAGTCTTAATTTCATTCGAATCAATGAAGTTgatcaaagaattaaaagacTCGTTTTTGAGAGGCAAGTCGAAAACTTGTGACAAAACTTCTTTTGGGAATGAgttcaaataaactaaaaatttttggttCGTAAATTGGAAAATGTCGAGATCATTTTCTTGAAGAAGATCCAGCAATATTTCGTTGCATTTTTCAGATATTTCCTGGCAAAATTCCAGACTGATAGCagatataaaaatgaataataccaTTCTAACATCGTGATTTAAATGTGACAAATTCATAGAAGAGAGAAGATTAATATACTCTTTTATCATCTTGGAATCCTTTGTTTTGCTATTTTTTGTAAACTCTAAATCGCTTCCTAGTAAactcccttttttaattttcgagatgACTTTCTTCCAATTAAAGTCGCGAACAATTTTACCCAAAAGATGTTTTGTCGCATccgatttaatattattttcgctCTTAATGATAACTTGATTAACGATAGCAGACACAAATTTAACGTTCGTTTTGCCTTTACTCCACTGTtcattttgattagaaaaatctTTAGTTAATTGGGGAACTATAGTTTCTGCAATTTCGGATAACTGTTGAccacttaaatttgaaattacactCGGATTATTTCGTGCAACAGAAACCCAGAGATGCGATCGACAATTTACGGATTGGATTAATTTATCTTCTTTcgttaaattaattaacaaggCCTCTGAAAATTCTGATCTTACTTCTTCAGAATTTTCTTCAAGACTCTCGATTTTTTCGACTAACTTCAaccattttttagtcgaaaagaaAGAGGATAATTCATCTGAAGCCAAATTAGAAACATAATGGGATATTAAATTGCAGAGATCATTCCAAGCTTGACAAGCTTTTACAAATGTGAAAAGGACTCTTTTATTGCaatcgattttcaaaattctttcagtCATGGACGAAAAACTTCTTCCTAGTTTAATGAGAGCATGACAAAATTTCTTTTGGGCATTTATGTACCTCACAGAGTcgaatattttaattcctttcatGAATGGAATAATCAATCCAACAATTACTTCCAAGATCAAAGAAGCAGATTTCGAATAAGTTGGAAGTGAAATATCGACACAGCAAAGTTCCAAATGAAATGTCAAAGACCTAAGAATTGTCGTCGTTTGTGAAATAGTAATGTTACTAATCGACtccataaatttggttaaaaattcttgaggtAAAGGAACGAAAATTTCAGTTTCAGATTTATATCTCGAATTTTTCGTCAGCATTTTTCTAGTAGCCATCAATAATTGTAGAATTAATTTGTGTTCACGTCGAAGACAAATACTAGCATTTAAAATCGCCATGAAAAACTGAGAGTAAGCTGATTCATTAATCTCAGAATTTTTTGGGAGGATCTTTATCAAAACTTCTACGAAATTATTCTCTAGCATGAAGGGATTCATATTTATGATTCCTGCTATTATTTCGTAATCGAGACTatccaaattttcttttaaaagaatttcgtcAACACAACTTTTGAGATATTCCGATAACATAAGGTCCTCGACTTTGTTCTCCATGTTTAAGTTAACACCGGTTAAACAATcgagaagttttttaaatatatttttgtcacgATTTGAACTTTGGACCATATTTCTGAACATTAAATCAACTACTTTGGCATCAGATTCGTAAGATTTAACAGCCATGCGAAGAACGACTTCGAAAATCGTGAAACTTATTTTGGAATCTGCATCTGCAATTTCCTTTAAAGTGGAAAAAAGAGTTGCTGGAATTCCTTCACTTTCGGGAGTGAATTTTTTGTATTGCGAGTGAAAGATTTTAGCGAATAATAAAGTTTGAATGCACCTTTGCAGCTCGGAATCAATTTTCGTAGACTTTGCTAAGTTGTAAAACGGAaagagaatcttttttaaaaaatacttagcaAAGAGCTCCTTGTTcgagaattgtttataaatttgaagataATAATCCATGACGATAGAGAAAGAATTCTGTGCCATTGTTTTAATAATCGGATTGGAAGTTTCCAGGGTTAGAGAttcgaaatctaaaaaatattttatcaataaattgagtttttttagaTCGCTTTTAAAATACTGCTGCATTTCAATGTTTGACAGAATGCAATTGcagccgtgaaaaatgttttcgaagaAGTCTGCGCTTTCGTTTTTTAGAGCATTATTCGTTGATGACGAATTACTTAGGAGGTCTGCAAACGAGTTGACGACAAATTCTTTGACTTCGTAGGTTGTTCCACTTTTCGATTGGAGATTCTCGCGTGCCAAGATGTGTTGCAATATGCATTCTTGGTTGTTACATTCTGCGCAAGCGTTTGAAGCCCAACGATTAGTGAGGTCCTTGTCCCAATCACTGATGGAATTTATATTGCTTTCCGATAGTTTCGAACGTTTTAATTTTGGCACCGCTTCATTCTGGAGAAGTTGAATGAATTTTACGGAGAGTGCCATTTTTTATTTGCCTATCAGGTGTGGGCCTCAATTATCAGTAGTGTCGAAGATTTCGGCAAGTATTGTTGTTCTGAAAAATAGACGAAGgatttgtattaaataaaatttgcctACAAAATTAGATtggattgtttaaatttaacaaaagaccgaataaatttcaaaacggACAGTTAGTAAATTCagtccaaataaatttttttccaacggGACTAAAGAGCCATTTTATCTTGCCcatgaaacgaaaaaaatgtgttcacAAAGTTATGagcacttgaatttaaaaaactgaaaatgcgaattatcaaaaaatagtcaACAATCTTGttataaatgtgatattttttatctaatataGATATTTATCTCTTTCTATCTGCTTCTCATAGACTTTCTTGTTCTCTTTCGCAATCcgctgaaaaaatttcaaaagaaaaatgtttgaaagaagtttttctgaaaataattaaagtaagcAAAGTAAAACATTTGTTTcctcttgatttttttctagattcGGCATAATGTACAGAGGATATTTCCTGTACCAGTACAATTTCATAGTGTGATGAAAATCCAAAAAGgacttaatataatatttttaacgacGTATTAGTGTAGGAATAATGaagtaagtaaataaatattagaagTATCGATTGTGTCAAAAATTCTGACTTTAAAGGAAAAAGTTTGAAGTAAAAGTTATTGAAACTATTAAATtatgttctttgttttttatgatcccacaaaattgtactattgagaaaacatagaatttttaaaggattttatacatattttcacAAAGATCTCGAAAATTATGCGAGATGGAGAAAAGTGTCAAGACTTTTTTCTGTATCTTTACATTTGAAgactcggctgaaataacgttgtatcaacacatagtttgtatccatggagttctatgtatataagtttttcttttaactgtctctattccgcggaagcgcggggatcgaaaattcgacaattgaattgggaaagaaatgtcaaaatagtgaaGGTTATATacttcaaaaatgtacttttctataattttaacattaaaattttgaacacggataaaaaaagaaaattaaatttattagaatggcACGCAGGTAGAAATAAAAGGGCAAAAGAGGCTGGAGTAAAACGTCCAGAATCGCTAAtagcaaatataatattcaaaaataataaaataaataaatgattgataaataattatcagaaattgtactaaaaagtgcggtttaaattatttttataa
It encodes:
- the LOC117170721 gene encoding uncharacterized protein LOC117170721, with translation MALSVKFIQLLQNEAVPKLKRSKLSESNINSISDWDKDLTNRWASNACAECNNQECILQHILARENLQSKSGTTYEVKEFVVNSFADLLSNSSSTNNALKNESADFFENIFHGCNCILSNIEMQQYFKSDLKKLNLLIKYFLDFESLTLETSNPIIKTMAQNSFSIVMDYYLQIYKQFSNKELFAKYFLKKILFPFYNLAKSTKIDSELQRCIQTLLFAKIFHSQYKKFTPESEGIPATLFSTLKEIADADSKISFTIFEVVLRMAVKSYESDAKVVDLMFRNMVQSSNRDKNIFKKLLDCLTGVNLNMENKVEDLMLSEYLKSCVDEILLKENLDSLDYEIIAGIINMNPFMLENNFVEVLIKILPKNSEINESAYSQFFMAILNASICLRREHKLILQLLMATRKMLTKNSRYKSETEIFVPLPQEFLTKFMESISNITISQTTTILRSLTFHLELCCVDISLPTYSKSASLILEVIVGLIIPFMKGIKIFDSVRYINAQKKFCHALIKLGRSFSSMTERILKIDCNKRVLFTFVKACQAWNDLCNLISHYVSNLASDELSSFFSTKKWLKLVEKIESLEENSEEVRSEFSEALLINLTKEDKLIQSVNCRSHLWVSVARNNPSVISNLSGQQLSEIAETIVPQLTKDFSNQNEQWSKGKTNVKFVSAIVNQVIIKSENNIKSDATKHLLGKIVRDFNWKKVISKIKKGSLLGSDLEFTKNSKTKDSKMIKEYINLLSSMNLSHLNHDVRMVLFIFISAISLEFCQEISEKCNEILLDLLQENDLDIFQFTNQKFLVYLNSFPKEVLSQVFDLPLKNESFNSLINFIDSNEIKTEVITVFLNSVQRLKRHRNSEEIKKLRTLVGKWNNQPATENYSTVSLVNLTFTLKDAVADKKFSDDLKETTNRTLLDVFKNSDNKSKICEECLQLLELVLRNRSLLGIANETLNLISTAILHNPSETVLRPFLETLSSEEFNLFVKSLQKQTTFALGEDNESILKNSLLIWNYIIKIELAEARNKLRLTAINNLFYTIERASISEKHWLCLLKLFQAIVSSKLIQISDQNIDFILLSCMKCVKRVGLSACRDILALYTSVVKLRTNFVENKLSLLVLLNKEIIKVLSDERKKLGDANDQYQLECLVSDLEKFVISLKKIGGNISEVFPYLLTDLVEWYSYHLLPKNLRNSLEIIVQHLLKHCEHETIEFINRTLPLATQKIFKELVATHRRYYKFTGKI